The following coding sequences are from one Diabrotica virgifera virgifera chromosome 2, PGI_DIABVI_V3a window:
- the LOC126880684 gene encoding uncharacterized protein LOC126880684, translated as MIQNFQISLLSSGNTQEFGQYFQTCYLHNMESWAYCYRLHAGINTNMSIERMHQTIKYLYLNGRQVRRLDKTINILIKLIKDKLFERLITLNKGKISSKLRELRKRHKTSLNLDMDTIVMSEMGWEIPSSSTNDIYLVQNKPSCDCRLVCDLCQSCLHSYSCTCLDNSIRWNMCKHIHLVCQFMKGHQIQDTNADEEHIINTDEVKIKQATEQAKFVEFVSKSCNINQEKTSKQLEVEKQKLIEIQTQIIQNITTFEQLEAFKSITAPLVPTLRTLAEHSGNELNIVALSHGTQNIPHNKKVVAQKRLFSTKKKTTKSKKKLLSKPDAEETNLIANQLMLQVNNVLFN; from the coding sequence ATGatacaaaattttcaaatttctcTTCTATCTTCTGGTAATACCCAAGAATTTGGTCAATATTTTCAAACATGTTATCTGCACAATATGGAATCCTGGGCGTACTGTTATCGCTTGCATGCAGGAATAAATACAAATATGAGCATAGAACGAATGCATCAAACGattaaatatttgtatttaaatgGAAGACAAGTACGAAGGCTGGAtaaaactatcaatatcttgattaaattaattaaagaCAAATTGTTTGAACGGCTTATTACGTTGAATAAAGGTAAAATATCCAGCAAATTACGAGAGTTACGGAAAAGGCACAAAACAAGTCTTAATTTAGATATGGACACCATTGTCATGTCTGAAATGGGCTGGGAGATACCATCAAGTTCAACCAATGATATCTATTTAGTTCAAAACAAACCCAGTTGTGACTGCCGATTAGTCTGTGATTTGTGCCAATCCTGTCTACATTCATATTCCTGTACATGCTTGGATAACAGTATAAGATGGAATATGTGCAAACACATACATCTTGTGTGTCAATTTATGAAAGGCCATCAAATTCAAGATACTAATGCAGATGAAGAACATATAATAAATACAGATGAGGTAAAAATTAAACAAGCTACAGAGCAAGCTAAATTTGTGGAATTTGTGAGTAAGTCTTGTAATATCAATCAAGAAAAAACGTCCAAACAACTGGAAGTTGAAAAACAGAAATTGATAGAAATACAAACccaaataattcaaaatataacAACTTTTGAACAACTTGAGGCATTTAAAAGTATTACAGCACCCTTGGTGCCTACATTAAGGACATTAGCAGAACATTCTGGAAATGAACTTAATATTGTGGCACTATCTCATGGCACACAAAACATTCCACACAATAAAAAAGTAGTTGCTCAAAAACGTTTATTTTCCACCAAGAAAAAAACTACAAAGTCAAAAAAAAAGCTGTTATCAAAACCTGATGCTGAAGAAACAAATTTGATAGCAAATCAATTAATGCTACAAGTAAATAATGTGCTGTTTAATTAG